The DNA window GGCCCAGCACTGGCTGGATGTGGTCCGTTACGCCGAGACCGAAGGCTTTGAGTACGACCGCCACCTGCCCGACGCCTGGCGGTATCGCGATTATGTAATCGGGGCGTTCAACGCCGACATCCCGTTTGATCAATTCATCCGCGAGCAGCTGGCAGGCGACGAGCTGCGGCCCCGCGATCCACAGGCCCTCGCCGCCGCCGTTTTCCATCGCCTGGGGACCGTCCGCCGCAACGCGGGAAACCCCGACATCGCCGTCAGTCGGAACGAAGTACTGACCGAGCGCACCAACATCGTGGGCGAAGCGTTTCTCGGCCTGTCGGTCGGCTGTGCTCGGTGTCACGACCATAAGCTCGAGCCGATCTCACAGAAGGACTACTATCGCCTTCAGGCGTACTTCGCCGCCACCGTTGAAGACAACTTCCGCCTGGCGTCTGACGCCGAGGTGCAGGCCTGGGAAAAGAAAACCGAAGAACAGAATGGCCGCATCCAGCAGCTGAAAGCGGAGGCGAAGAAAGCGAACGACGCCGATCGATCCCGGCTGGAGCAGCAGATCCTCGACCTGGAGTACGCACTGCCGCCGGCGCCGGCGACGATCCCCACCATTCGGAACGACGCCGCCCAGCGGACTGCCATGCACGTGTTGCGGCGGGGTGAATGGGAGAAGAAAGGGGTCGCGGTGGGGCCGCGTCCGCTGAGCATCTTGTCGCCGTCGACGCTGCCGGAACTGCCGGCCGACACGCCCCAGCCGCGCACGCGACTGGCCGACTGGATCGCCGACGGGCAGCACCCGCTGTCTTCCCGCGTGATCGTCAACCGGATCTGGCAACAGCATTTTGGCGTCGGGCTGGTCGCCACGGCGAACGACTTTGGCGTGCACGGCTCGCCGCCCAGCCATCCGCAACTGCTCGACTGGCTGGCCCATTCGCTGGTCCAGAACGGCTGGAAGCTCAAGCCGCTGCATCGCCTGATCGTACTCAGCAACGCCTACCAGCAAAGCAGTCGCCTGGCGCCAGGCAGCAAGCTGGCCGAAGCGGACCCCAACAATCGCTGGCTGGGGCGGTTCTCGCGCAGGCGACTGTCGGCGGAAGAACTGCGCGACGCCATGCTGGCCGTCAGTGGGCGACTCAACCTGCACGCCGGCGGACCCAGCGTCATCCCGCCGGTCGATCCGGAACTGGTCGCGCTGCTCTACAAACCGGCGCAGTGGCGAGTGACAGAAGATGTCAGCGAGCACAACCGACGTTCGATCTACCTGATCGCCAAGCGGAACCTGCGGCTGCCGTTTATGGAAACGTTCGACGCCCCCGCGCTGCAAAACAGCTGTCCGCAGCGGGAGACGAGCACCCATGCGCCGCAAGCGCTGGAGCTGACCAACGGCGACTTCGCCAACGCCATGGCAGCCGCGCTGGCCGAGCGGCTGGAGCGCAACTGCGGCGACAATCACCCGCGGATCGTACAGCGGGCGTATCAACTGGCCGCGGGTCGCGAGCCGACGCCGCGGGAGCGGGAGTTGTCGCTGGCGTTCCTGGCGGAGGAGCCGCTGCGGGAGTTCGCTCTGGCCGTGCTAAACCTTCAAGGGTTCCTTTATGTCGATTGACCAGCCCCTGCATGTACGTCCTCTGGGCGGCCGGCGTGACTTCCTGCGGAACGCCTTTTGCGGTTTTGGCGGCATGGCGTTATCGTCGCTCCTGCAGCAGGAACAGGGGCAAGCAAAGGCGCCGACTTCCGAGAATCCCTTGGCGGCGAAAAAGCCGCATCATCCGGCCAAGGCCCGCTCGGTCATCTTCCTGTTCATGGCCGGCGGACCGAGCCAGCTGGAAACGTTCGACCCCAAGCCGCTGCTGAACAAGCTGCATGGCCAGCCGCGGCCGGCCGCGTTCGGCGAGGCCAAATACCAGTTCATCAAGTCCGACGCCAAACTGCTCGGCGTAAAGCGAAAGTTCCGTCCCTGCGGCGAAAGCGGCATCGAAGTCTCCGACCTGTTCCCGCACCTGGGCGACTGCATCGACGATGTGGCCGTCATCCGCTCCTGTTATGGCGACAAGGTCGTCCACTCGGCGGCCCAGTATGAACTGTTCTCCGGCCGCACCGCCCCTGGCTTCCCCAGCATGGGCTCCTGGTCGTTGTACGGCCTGGGCGCCGAGACCGATTCCCTGCCCGCCTATGTGGTGATGCCTGACCCGCTGGGCGCATTGGAAGCCGGCCAGCCGATGTACATGCACGGCTTTCTGCCGGCCGCTTACCAGCCGACCATGCTGAGGCCGGGCGATCGGCCCGTGCTGAACCTGCGCCTGCCAGAAGGCGTGCAACCGGACCAGCGGCGGCGGACGATGCGGCTGATCCAGGAGTTGAACCAGGCGGCCCTGTCGCCCGGCGACCAGGAACTGGAGGCGCGGCTGGCGGCGTACGACCTGGCCTTTCGGATGCAAACATCGGCGCCGGCGGCGTTCGACCTGGGAGAAGAGACACAGGAAACGCTCGACCTGTACGGCGTAGGACGAAAGCCGACCCACGACTACGGCCGCCGCTGTCTGCTGGCCCGGCGTCTGGTGGAACGGGGCGTGCGGTTCGTGTGCGTGGTCGCCGGCGGAGGTCCCGGCAACATGCAGTGGGACGCCCATGCGGATATCGAAGAGAACCACTTGCGCAAGGCGGGTGAAACCGACCAGCCCGCGGCCGCCTTGTTGACCGATCTGAAGCGGCGCGGCCTTCTCGACGAAACGCTCGTCCTGTGGGGCGGCGAGTTCGGCCGTTCGCCCGAGGCGCAAGGCGAAGGACGCGACCATCACAACCTGGGCTTCACGATGCTGATGGCGGGCGGCGGCATCCGGGGCGGCCAGGTCATCGGCGCCACCGACGAGATCGGTCTGAAAGCAGTCGAACAGCCGCACCACTTCCGCGATATCCACGCCACGATGCTCCACCAGTTGGGGCTCGATCAGCACCGCCTCACTTATCCCCACCTGGGCCGCGATGAGCGATTGACGTTCGTCGAAGGGGATGTCATTAAGGAGATCGTGTAAGGGGTGATCCGCCGGTACAGCAGGCGGCCGGAAACACCTCGCCGCAGGAAAACCTTCGACCTGCGAGTCACGGCGCCTTGTTACTTGCCTCCCTCCTGGCAGGGCCGTAAACTGGCGGCCATACGAATCGGGCTGTGGCTGTGAACCTTCTCCAAGGAAAGCGGGCGCCCGGTTCCTCGTTCCGGGCAACAAGCGTGCTGGCAGTCTTCCTTCCCACCCACGGCGAAGTCACGCCTCCCTGCGCTCCGTCCGGCGATATCTGTTTCTGTTTGCCATTCCGTTATTGAGGAATTCCCGTGGCCGCCTTTTTCACTGAACTGTTCCGCGTTGCGCCGGACAAGGTTTCTTCCCTGCTGGATCCGGAACTGGAACGCGATCCGGAAACCTCGCTATGGCTCAAAAACATTGGCGAAATGGAACTGGTGGGACTCTGGGAATCGCTGACCAACACCGAGTCGGACGGCACCATGATCCAAGACATTCTGTCGGACGAGGATGCGGACGCGATGCTGTTCAGCCTGCCGCCTGAATTCCTGGAAGCGATCGCTGCCGTCACCGACGACAAGGTGGATTCGATTGCGGAACAATGGCAGGAAACAGACGAAGTCGCCCACTGGGACCAGGCAGATCTGGCGCAAGTGATTCGCGACATCCGCAACCTGGTGCAAGCCGCCAACGCTAACAACCAGATTGTCGTGGAGCTGGCGGATATGTAAGGCGCCGCCAGACCTGGTATCCGGCCGCCAACCACTCCGCAAGGCTCTGCCCTGCCCTCCCCTGCCGGCAGTCGTTTATACGGTCCACTCGGCCGGGTCGGGAGAGAGCAACTGGCCGGGCAGCTCGGCGATCCGGTGGTCCAGCAGCTCTTCCTGTGCCGGCAGGTCCGTCAGCAATTGACGAGCCTTCTCCCGTTCTTGACCCGCAGGCAGCATGGCGACGGCCTCCTGGATCTTCCGTTTGACGAACTCCGCGGTGAAAGACTGGGAGAGAAATTCCCCATTCGCCGGCAACCAGCCCGCATGGTGAATCTGACTGTCGTGCGACCACAGGACAGGCGTTAGTTCCGCGGGAAACAGGGGGTTCTCATCGTCAAAATACAGCAACGCCGAAACATACTGAATGGCGGCGATCGCCCGGCCTGGCGTACCCAGGGACCACCACTGCTCCCATAACTCTGTCAGATCGACGATTCTCGCCAGGGAGTTGATGCGTCTGATCCAGCACCATGACGGCGCTGCGTTCTGGATGTCAAACAGGCGAGTTTCCGCATCGAGCCTTGCCAGGAAACTATCCAACAGAAAGTTGCGCACTGCCAGCAAGCGATCCGGGCTTAACATCTTGCGAAACACCTGGCCATAAGACACGGCAAAGTGAATCTCTGCCGTGCCACCGCCACACGGCCGGTTGTCCGCCAGCGAGCGATGCCAGTCCATCAGGCAGGCGGGAAAAAGATAGTCAAACAGATCCGGCTGGAGTTCCACAAAAGCCAGATCAGCATAGTAGTATCCCAGCTTTGACAGATCCATTGACAAGTAAGGCTGACTGGCCAGCAATCGCAGCTCCGCATCGCAATAATCGAACTGTTGTTCCGAGATACTCAAGGGCGGCCTGGGATTGCCGAACATTTCCGCCAGGCGACTCCAGGAAATGTCCCGCAATAAAGGCGGACGACGGTTCGTTTTTCTCTTCATCGCCGCACCCCGTCCACCCGAAGCAGGATACATCCCGATGCGTGTCTGCTCCATCCACTGAAGCGCTATCCGGGGATTATTCTGCATGAATTTTCCCGTTTTGTGAAGATAGCAGGAGGGATTGTTGACAGATATTCTCGGACTCCTCAGAATCTGCGTGTGCCTTCTCCTTGTCTTTCATTCTCTTGTCTTATACGCTCAAGACACCGCCGGGGCGCCGCCCTTTTAACCGGGCTATTGGGCGAACCGGTAACCCGTTCTCAAGGCGACGCCTCGCGGCAGACAGATCGAGGAAACGGAGAAGATTCCCAGATCTGGGAGCAATGGCTGTTCCTGTCACCTTGAAGGAGTGAATCATGAGACGTGCTCTGTTTACCTGGCAGCATATCCTTCTGCCCCTACTGGCCGTCGCGGCGATAACAGGCGCCGCCGTCCCCGCTCACGCCCAGGAGAAGAAGCCGAACATCCTGCTGATTGTTTCCGACGACACTGGATACGGCGACCTGGGTCCCTATGGCGGCGGCGAAGGACGCGGCATGCCGACGCCCAGCCTCGACCGGATGGCCCGGGAAGGGATGACGTTCTTCTCGTTCTACGCGCAGCCCAGCTGCACACCCGGTCGCGCCGCCATGCAAACCGGCCGCATTCCCAATCGCAGCGGGATGACGACCGTTGCCTTCCAGGGCCAGGGCGGAGGCCTGCCCAAGGCCGAATGGACGCTCGCCTCCGTGCTGAAAACGGCCGGATACAGAACGTACTTCACCGGCAAATGGCACCTGGGCGAATCTGACTACGCGCTCCCCAACGCGCAGGGCTACGACATCATGGAGCACTGCTTCCTGTATCATCTTAACGCCTATACCTATGGCGATCCGAACTGGTTTCCTGATATGGAGCCGGAACTGCGGGCCATGTTCAACCGGGTGACCAAAGGTTCGCTCTCCGGCGGCGCGGGGCAACCGGTCAAAGAGGACTTCAAAGTCAACGGCGAATATGTCGACACGCCCGAGAAAGGGGTGGTCGGCATCCCGTTTATCGACCAGTACGTGGAACAGTCGGGCCTGAAGTTCCTGGAACACGCGGCCAAAACGCCGGACAAGCCCTTCTTTATCAATGTCAACTTTATGAAGGTCCACCAGCCGAACCTGCCGGCGCCGGAGTTCAAGCACAAGTCGATCTCCAAAACCAAATACGCTGATTCGATCGTGGAGTTAGATACGCGTATCGGCCGCATCATGGACAAACTGCGCGAGCTGAAGCTGGACCAGGACACGCTCGTCTTTTACACCACCGACAACGGCGCCTGGCAGGACGTTTACCCCGACGCTGGCTATACCCCGTTTCGCGGCACCAAGGGCACCGTTCGTGAAGGCGGCAACCGCGTTCCGGCAATCGCCGTCTGGCCCGGCAAAATCAAAGACGGCGTGCGGAACCACGACATCCTGGGCGGCCTGGACCTGATGGCCACCTTCGCTTCCGTGGCTGGCGTGAAACTGCCGGAGAAAGACCGCGCCGGAGAGCCGATTATTTTCGACAGCTACGACATGACGCCCGTCCTGCTGGGCAAAGGCAAATGCGCCCGGAAAGAGTGGTTCTACTTCACCGAGAACGAACTGTCTCCCGGGGCTGCCCGGGTCGGGAAATACAAGTTTGTGGTGAACCTGCGCGGCGACAACGGCGCGCAGACCGGGGCCCTGGCCGTCGACGCCAACCTGGGCTGGAAAGGCGCCGAAAAATATGTCGCCACCGTGCCGCAAGTGTTTGACCTGCTGCAGGATCCGCAGGAACGTTACGACGTGTTCATGAACAACTTCACCGAGCATACCTGGGTGGCGGTCACGTTCAACCAGTCCGTGAATGCGTTGATGAAAACCTACGTCCAGTACCCGCCGCGGAAGCTGCAGAGCATGACCTATACCGGTCCGATCACCCTGTCCGGCTACCAGCGATTCCAGTGGGTGCGAGAGCAGCTGGAAAAAGACGGCGTCAGCATTCCGCTGCCCACTGGCAACTAGCCGCCCCGCGCAATCCTGGCGCAATCCCCGCGCGGGTCGTCCCCAGCCGGACGGCCCGCGTGATCTGCGGAAAGGAGTTGGCTTCCGCGTCTCCTGCTACCCGCAGGAAAAAAGTTGAGCTCCCATGAGCTATACTTTCCTGACGATTCACCTCTCGCGGCGGGCCTTACTGCGTCACAGGCCCGCCTTGCCGTTTTTGTGTCACGAGATTCGCAGCATGAAAAATCCCCGCGTCCCACAGTTCCTGGCCGCCGCGATGGTGGCGTTCGCCGCCCTCGCCGCCGATTCCCGCGCCGCCGATCCGCTTCCCTCGTGGAACGAAGGGCCCAGGAAAGCAGCCATCCTGGCGTTTGTTGAGAAGACGACCACGGAAGGATCGCCCGACTACACGCCGCCCGCCGACCGCATCGCCACGTTCGACAACGACGGCACGCTCTGGACCGAGCACCCCATGTACACGCAAATGGCGTTTGTCATCGATCGCATCAAAACGCTCGCCGCCGAACATCCGGAATGGAAAACGCAGCAGCCGTACCAGGCGGTCCTGGAAAACGACCACAAGGCGCTAGCGGCCGCCGGGGAGAAAGGCCTGATCGAGCTCCTCATGGCGACGCATGCCGGCATGACCACGACGGAGTTCGAACAGATCGTCACCGACTGGTTCGCCACGGCCCGGCATCCGCGGTTCCAGCGTCCGTACACGGAATGCGTCTTCCAGCCAATGGTCGAACTGCTCGCCTATCTCCGGGCGAACGGTTTCAAAACCTACATCGTTTCCGGCGGCGGCATCGAATTCATGCGTCCCATGACCTTGCAGGTCTACGGGATTCCGTCGGAACAGGTGATCGGCTCTTCGATCAAAACCCAGTTCGAAATCCGGGACGGCAAGCCGGTGCTGATGCGTCTGCCCGAGGTCAACTTCATCGACGACAAAGAAGGCAAGCCGGTCGGCATCAACCAGTTCATCGGCAAACGGCCCCTCGCTGCGTTCGGCAATTCCGCCGGCGATCGCCAGATGCTGCAGTGGACAGCCGCCGGCCAAGGCGCCCGGTTGATGATGCTGGTGTTCCACGACGACGCCACGCGCGAGTACGCCTACGGCCCCGCCGACGGCCAGCCGAAAAGCCTGTTCGGCGCCTTCCCGCAAGACCTGATGGACGAAGCCAACACCCAGGGCTGGCAAGTCATCCGCATGAAAGACGACTGGTCCCGCGTCTTCCCCTTCGACAAGTAGACGAGTCGGATCTTCCGCCCAAGCCGGCGTCCAATAGCGCCGGCCCTTTCCGTTGACTGGGCTCACCAGGCGTTAGCGCACAGCGTTCCGGCTCAGCCGCCGGGCTTATTCAGGCCGGTGTCCTTGCGGGGATACTTCTCGAACGTGGCGAGGAGACGGCCGCAGAAGCAGCGAACCTGTCCGGAACCGGCAGGATTGGCTGGCGGCGAAAGCAACGCGGCGCCATAAGAACGCGGACCGCCTTGAGACAGACGGCCCGCCTGTTTTGCCACGGAACCCGGAAGACGTGAAAGAAATCACGCCAGGTTCCAGGGAAGGTCGACGCCTGCGGCGCCGGCCTGCGGCTCCCTTTAGTTATTGACGTTTTTCTTGATTTCCTTGACGGCCGCCTGATCTGCCGGCGACATCATCGACGGGCCCAGCTTGAAATTCACCTGGCTGAGCGTGCCGGTAAAGCGGAACGGCAGCTTGTAATCGCTGTCGTCCACCGCGGTGCGCGTATCCATGCCGACGTCGAGGGATTCGTCGATCGTCAAGATGGCCGGGATCGTGTGCGGGACCTTCAGGCTGGCGACCTGCTTGCCGTCCACGGACAGCACGCCGGCGCCGCCCTTGGCCATGCCGGGTCCGTCGTACGTGAAATCGAACACCAGGGTGTGCTTGCCCGGCGAGAGGGCGTCGGCGCCTTCCCAGCGGAACTTTTCGATTCCCAGGAAGTTGTAAACATACACGGGCTTACCCTGGAGCAGGTAAAGGCCATAGCCGCCGAAGCGTCCGCCGCAGGTGACGATCATTCCTTCGGCGCCGCCCGCGGGAACTTCCACGTTGGCGGTGATGGTGTACGACCGGGCCAGAATGTTGGGCGCCGCGCTATTGGGGACGCCGCTCAGTTCGGTCGTATAGGTGAACTCCGAACGTCCGGCCGTGTAACTCGGCTTGGGCGCCAGGATGCGAGGCAGGATCGAGTTGTCCAGCGGAAACACCTGGTATTTGGCCGCTTCCACCAGGAACAGCTCCTGCAGCTCCCGCAGTTTCTCGGGATTCTCGGCGGCGAGGTCGTTACTTTCCGAGTAGTCATTGGCAATGTTGTACAGCTCCCATTTGTAGCCATTGATTACATCGGGGAACTTGCCCACGCCCATGAACCAGGGGGCGTTGGGCGGGGTGGTGGCGGCGACCCAGCCTTCATGATAGATCGCCCGGTTGCCAAACATTTCAAAGTACTGCGTGGTGCGGGTCGACGGAAGATTGGCGTTGGCTTTGTCCCAGGTGTAGGTCATGCTGACCCCTTCGATCGGCTTCTGGGCGACGCCGTCGACCATCACCGGAGCCTTGACGCCGGTCGCTTCCAGGAGCGTGGGGACGATGTCGATCAGGTGATGGAACTGCGTGCGGATTCCGCCGGCGTCGGTGATGTGGCCGGGCCACGCCATGACCATCCCCTGGCGCGTGCCGCCAAAGTGGGACGCCACCTGCTTGGTCCACTTGAACGGGGTGTCAAAGGCCCACGACCAGGCGACCGACATATGCGGCGTGGTCGACGGAGACCCCCAGGCGTCGTAGAACTTCATCTGGTCTTCGACGGGCACATCGATCCCTTGGATTGCGGCCATATCGAACGGCGTGCCGATGGTCGAGCCTTCGGCGCTGGTGCCGTTGTCGCCGCTGATATAAATAATCAGCGTATTATCGAGCTTGCCCATGTCGTCGACAGCCTGGATCACGCGGCCAATCTCATGATCGGTGTAAGCCACATAGGCGGCGAAAACTTCTGCCTGGCGTGCGAACAGTTTCTTCTCGACAGCAGACAACGTGTCCCACTCGGGCAAGGTCGCGCCGCCGAACTCAGCCTGCCCTTGCGGCCAGTCCGTGAGCTGCGTATTCGGCGGGATCACGCCGAGCCGTTTCTGGTTGGCGAAGATCTGCTTGCGCATCTCGTTCCAGCCCATGTCGAACTTGCCTTTGAACCGGTCGATCCACTCCTGCGTCGGCTGATGCGGAGCGTGGGTTCCACCGGGCGCGTAGTAGCAGAAAAACGGCTTGTCCGGCGCCGTGGCGTTGAGCTGGTTCAGGTACTTGATGGCGTCGTCGGCCATGCCGGTAATCAGGTTAAAGCCCGGCTTCTCGCGCCAGGGAAAGATCTGCGTATGATCGCGGAACAGCCACGGCGTCCACTGATCCGTTTCCCCGCCCATGAACCCGTAGAAATAATCAAATCCCATGCCGCTGGGCCATTGGTCAAACGGTCCGGCGACGCTGTACTGGTAGTCGGGCGTATTATGATTCTTGCCGAACCACGACGTGGCGAAACCGTTGTCCTTGAGAATCCGACCGACAGTGGCGTTGTTCACGCCGATGGTCGAGTCGTAACCCGGATAGCCCGTGGCCTGCTCGGCGATGACGCCAAAACCGACCGAATGGTGATTGCGACCGGTAATGATGGCGGCGCGCGAAGGCGAACAAAGCGCCGTGGAATGAAACTGCGTATAACGTAGTCCCATCTTTGCAATGCGATCCATCGCCGGCGTCGGAATCACGCCGCCAAACGTGCTTGAGATTCCATAGCCCTGGTCATCGGTCAAGATCAGCAGCACATTGGGCGAACCTTTGGCCGGCGCAACGTTCGGCGGCCAGTACGGCTTGGAGTCCTTGGCGCTAAGGTTAATCACGCCTCCAAAACGGGACGGCGGATTGGGCAGATAACTGCCATCCACGGTGGTGGTGGCGCTCGGCGCACCGGGCGTGCCGGTGATCTCCTGGGCAATCGCCAGGTTGCCTGCCGCCAGGCAACCCGCCGCGCCCACAAACGCGAGGAGGAAAGCAATCGGAATCCTGTTTGATCTCAACATGCTGCATCTCAATTTAGAATAGACAGAAAAGCTACAACCAGTCCGCTTCGTCAACCATCAATCCGGCCTCTTCGGCGGGCTGATAACCTGAGATCTGTACGCACCCCTCACGAGGAGACGCCACCACCTCAAAAATGGACTCGACAAGACACTCGTTAACTGCAGTTTCAGCCAGCTGGCCATACCCTCAGATTAGACAAAACGCTGCGATCTTGAAACAACCGCACGGTCCCCAAATAACAATCTTAACATTCTTGTAAGCGAAACCCGAAAACCATTTTTCCCTTTCGCCCCAGACAGCTCGTTGATGTAGATCCCCATTCGCAGGGGAAGAAGCTCGCTGCCGGGATGTCGCCCCAAACGATCTGCACCCTCTTCCTCGATGGGCAGGAGGGATTGTCCGGCTTGCGCTGCTAAAAGGCCTGCCCGACGTCGCCTGGAAAACCGCGCCACGGCGGATCGGCGCCACGCCATGGAACAGCCCCCCTGGCATCCCGCGTTGTTGCCCCTCGCCGGGTGCGGTATCGTGAGCGTGATACCACCTGGGGTTCACAGGCCCGCGTCCCCCGTTCCGCCCTCCCCTTTCAAAGAGCCGCATCATGTCCCGAGTTATCGCCCTGCTGTTCGTGTTTGCTTTTGCCACGGTCGCCCAGGCCATGCAGGTGGAGCGCGACGTCCCATACGCCAAACCCACGCTGGAGCGGCAGATTCTCGACATCTATACGCCTGATAACGCGAAGGGAAAAAGCCTGCCGGTCGTCTTTTGGATTCACGGCGGCGGCTGGCAAACGGGCGACAAGTCGGGCGTCGGGATGAAGCCACAGTTCTTCACCGACCGCGGCTGCATTTTCGTCAGCACCAATTATCGCCTTTATCCGCACGTCGACATGGGCGCCCTGATCGGCGACGTCGCCACGTCGCTCGGCTGGGTCCACAAGCACATCGCCGCTTACGGCGGCGACCCGAACCGGATTCTCGTCGGCGGCCACTCGGCCGGCGCCCAGCTGGCGGCCCTGATCTGCACGGACCACCGCTACCTGAAGGCTGAAGGGGTCGAGTTCACCGCTCTCAAAGGCTGCATCCCGGTCGACGGCGATACTTATTATCTGCCGGGCATCATCACCGTCGCCGAGATCCGCGCCTTCATGCACGACCTGCCGCAACCCGGCAAGTTTGGGCACCGCGCGAAGTTCGGCAACGACCCGGAAAAGCACCTCGACTTCTCGGCCGTTACCCACATCGCCAAAGGGAAGAACATTCCCCCGTTTCTGATCATGCACGTCGCCGGTCATCCCGACACGACCGCGCAGGCCCGACGACTGGCCGCTGAGCTGAAGAAAGCCGAAATTGAAAACGAACTCTTCGCGGGACAGGAAACAACCCACCGCAAACTGAACAACGACATCGGCCTGCCTGACGACCCCGGCACCGCCGCTGTCATCAGGTTCATGGACAAAGTGCTTCGCCCTTGATTCCTTCAGCAGCCCGGGAAAACTCAACCTGGGCGACAGGGCGAGAGGCGGTCCTGTCTCGCCCTGCCTTCTGATCAACCCGTGCAGGTCCTCACGGTAGATTCGGCCGCATGTCTGCGCTAGAAAATCCACAGATCCTCCGCTACCCATTTCCGTCGCAGTTCGATGGAGAAGGCGCCACGCGCACGCTGCGTCTGGCGACGTTTCGGTCGGGCGAGGATCCCAGTCCGTTCTTTTTCGAAGGACGTCTGGCCAGGCCGCAACAAACGGCCGAATTGCTGCGGGCCATCATGACGGTGGTGCAATCGCGGTTCCACATTCCGGCCGCCATGCTGGGGCGAATTCTGGCGGAAGCCGATCCGGTCGTCACCGCCAACGACGACCGCTTGCGGTTCGAAGGTTTCTCCGCCTGTTGCGGCGCCTACGCGCGACTCGACCTGCTGCCGGGCGCTTTCGCCGGAACCGTCGCCGGACGCGGCACGACGAATGTCGATTTCAACCCGCCGATGCTCGCCGCGCTGGCTCGCGTCAAAGCAACCGACAAGGTTTCGCTGGCCGTCGGCGCCGACCAGGTGGTTCTGCAGCAGCAGGAATCCGAAGTGGTTGAGAAGAAGGTGAAACTACCCGTCCGCTGGCTCAAAGGTTTTGTCGAAGTCCAGACCGTGCAAAGCCGCATGCAGCACGTGCATCAGATCCCAGCCCTGCACGCACTGCGATTCTTTCGCTCCCTCCCGCGTATGAAGACCAATCGACGGGCCACCTTTGTGACCAGGGCCGGTCAGGGACTGCGGCTGTCGCAGGTCGAAGCGAAAGACGCCGTTCGCGTCGGCGGACTGGAACGCCTGGGCGTGCTGGAGTCGCTCGCCCGTAAGGCCGACCGACTGGACGTCTATACAGACGCCCTGACGGGAGCCTCGGGCTGGACGCTAACCTTCCCGGACTGCCGCTTTCATCTGGTGATCAGTCCTGAAGTCTGGCGAGGCTTCTCCGGCGAAGGCCAGGCCCTGCGGTCGCTGGCGACCGTGGATAAGACGTCATTGGATAAAGTGCGAGCATCCCTGGTCTGGCAGGCGGTGATTGACCGCGACCAACTGGCGGCCGCGGCAAAGCTCCCACCAGCGACCGTCGACGACCTGCTGAAAATGCTCGGCGCTCGCGGGCTGGTCGGCTTTGATCTGTCAGAACAGGCGTACTTCCATCGCGAAGCGCCGTTCGACGTCTCCCAGGTCGAGAAGCTCCAGCCCCGTCTGATCGCCGCCCGCAAACTGATCGACGCAGAGAAGGTGCAGCTCAAGCAGCAGACGAAAACCAGGGCGGATTTCGAAGTGGCCGGCACAGGGGTGATACATCGCGTGACGATCAGTTC is part of the Lignipirellula cremea genome and encodes:
- a CDS encoding PSD1 and planctomycete cytochrome C domain-containing protein, which produces MLTTFFLPLVRVLALVVAVGLTAAARAEDRLTFEQHAAPILKAHCWECHGGAKREAGLDLRRRFALLDGGDSGPAIKPGKPDDSLLLEMIADGQMPPDGKTPLAPQQIATLRAWIADGAAIAGESETPLPADDENARFSEEQRRHWAFQPVQAIAPPAVADTSWLRTPVDAFLLAALEQHGWRPAAAASRRVLIRRVTFDLTGLPPSPEAVEAFINDRSADAYERVVDALLASPRYGERAAQHWLDVVRYAETEGFEYDRHLPDAWRYRDYVIGAFNADIPFDQFIREQLAGDELRPRDPQALAAAVFHRLGTVRRNAGNPDIAVSRNEVLTERTNIVGEAFLGLSVGCARCHDHKLEPISQKDYYRLQAYFAATVEDNFRLASDAEVQAWEKKTEEQNGRIQQLKAEAKKANDADRSRLEQQILDLEYALPPAPATIPTIRNDAAQRTAMHVLRRGEWEKKGVAVGPRPLSILSPSTLPELPADTPQPRTRLADWIADGQHPLSSRVIVNRIWQQHFGVGLVATANDFGVHGSPPSHPQLLDWLAHSLVQNGWKLKPLHRLIVLSNAYQQSSRLAPGSKLAEADPNNRWLGRFSRRRLSAEELRDAMLAVSGRLNLHAGGPSVIPPVDPELVALLYKPAQWRVTEDVSEHNRRSIYLIAKRNLRLPFMETFDAPALQNSCPQRETSTHAPQALELTNGDFANAMAAALAERLERNCGDNHPRIVQRAYQLAAGREPTPRERELSLAFLAEEPLREFALAVLNLQGFLYVD
- a CDS encoding DUF1501 domain-containing protein is translated as MSIDQPLHVRPLGGRRDFLRNAFCGFGGMALSSLLQQEQGQAKAPTSENPLAAKKPHHPAKARSVIFLFMAGGPSQLETFDPKPLLNKLHGQPRPAAFGEAKYQFIKSDAKLLGVKRKFRPCGESGIEVSDLFPHLGDCIDDVAVIRSCYGDKVVHSAAQYELFSGRTAPGFPSMGSWSLYGLGAETDSLPAYVVMPDPLGALEAGQPMYMHGFLPAAYQPTMLRPGDRPVLNLRLPEGVQPDQRRRTMRLIQELNQAALSPGDQELEARLAAYDLAFRMQTSAPAAFDLGEETQETLDLYGVGRKPTHDYGRRCLLARRLVERGVRFVCVVAGGGPGNMQWDAHADIEENHLRKAGETDQPAAALLTDLKRRGLLDETLVLWGGEFGRSPEAQGEGRDHHNLGFTMLMAGGGIRGGQVIGATDEIGLKAVEQPHHFRDIHATMLHQLGLDQHRLTYPHLGRDERLTFVEGDVIKEIV
- a CDS encoding arylsulfatase, whose amino-acid sequence is MRRALFTWQHILLPLLAVAAITGAAVPAHAQEKKPNILLIVSDDTGYGDLGPYGGGEGRGMPTPSLDRMAREGMTFFSFYAQPSCTPGRAAMQTGRIPNRSGMTTVAFQGQGGGLPKAEWTLASVLKTAGYRTYFTGKWHLGESDYALPNAQGYDIMEHCFLYHLNAYTYGDPNWFPDMEPELRAMFNRVTKGSLSGGAGQPVKEDFKVNGEYVDTPEKGVVGIPFIDQYVEQSGLKFLEHAAKTPDKPFFINVNFMKVHQPNLPAPEFKHKSISKTKYADSIVELDTRIGRIMDKLRELKLDQDTLVFYTTDNGAWQDVYPDAGYTPFRGTKGTVREGGNRVPAIAVWPGKIKDGVRNHDILGGLDLMATFASVAGVKLPEKDRAGEPIIFDSYDMTPVLLGKGKCARKEWFYFTENELSPGAARVGKYKFVVNLRGDNGAQTGALAVDANLGWKGAEKYVATVPQVFDLLQDPQERYDVFMNNFTEHTWVAVTFNQSVNALMKTYVQYPPRKLQSMTYTGPITLSGYQRFQWVREQLEKDGVSIPLPTGN
- a CDS encoding HAD family hydrolase translates to MKNPRVPQFLAAAMVAFAALAADSRAADPLPSWNEGPRKAAILAFVEKTTTEGSPDYTPPADRIATFDNDGTLWTEHPMYTQMAFVIDRIKTLAAEHPEWKTQQPYQAVLENDHKALAAAGEKGLIELLMATHAGMTTTEFEQIVTDWFATARHPRFQRPYTECVFQPMVELLAYLRANGFKTYIVSGGGIEFMRPMTLQVYGIPSEQVIGSSIKTQFEIRDGKPVLMRLPEVNFIDDKEGKPVGINQFIGKRPLAAFGNSAGDRQMLQWTAAGQGARLMMLVFHDDATREYAYGPADGQPKSLFGAFPQDLMDEANTQGWQVIRMKDDWSRVFPFDK